From the genome of Alosa alosa isolate M-15738 ecotype Scorff River chromosome 18, AALO_Geno_1.1, whole genome shotgun sequence, one region includes:
- the fbxo11a gene encoding F-box only protein 11a isoform X2, whose protein sequence is MVAEESGNPAAQNSPYQLRRKSLLPKRTACPMSKTSMEGASTSTTENFGHRAKRARVCGKSQDLPAAPAEQYLQVRLPDEVVLKIFSYLLEQDLCRAACVCKRFTELANDPILWKRLYMDVFEYTRPMMHPESGKFYQINPDEYEQPNPWKESFQQLYKGAHVKPGFAEHFYSNPARYKGRENMLYYDTIEDALGGVQEAHFDGLIFVHSGIYTDEWIYIESPITMIGAAPGKVADKVIIENTRDSTFVFMEGSEDAYVGYMTIKFNPDDKSAQHHNAHHCLEITVNCSPIIDHCIIRSTCTVGSAVCVSGQGACPTIKHCNISDCENVGLYITDHAQGIYEDNEISNNALAGIWVKNHGNPIIRRNHIHHGRDVGVFTFDHGMGYFESCNIHRNRIAGFEVKAYANPTVVRCEIHHGQTGGIYVHEKGRGQFIENKIYANNFAGVWITSNSDPTIRGNAIFNGNQGGVYIFGDGRGLIESNDIYGNALAGIQIRTNSCPIVRHNKIHDGQHGGIYVHEKGQGVIEENEVYSNTLAGVWVTTGSTPVLRRNRIHSGKQVGVYFYDNGHGVLEDNDIYNHMYSGVQIRTGSNPKIRRNKIWGGQNGGILVYNSGLGFIEDNEIFDNAMAGVWIKTDSNPTLRRNKIHDGRDGGICIFNGGRGLLEENDIFRNAQAGVLISTNSHPVLRKNRIFDGFAAGIEITNHATATLEGNQIFNNRFGGLFLASGVNVTMKDNKIMNNQDAIEKAVSRGQCLYKISSYTSYPMHDFYRCHTCNTTDRNAICVNCIKKCHQGHDVEFIRHDRFFCDCGAGTLSNPCTLAGEPTHDTDTLYDSAPPIESNTLQHN, encoded by the exons ATGGTGGCAGAGGAATCTGGGAATCCGGCAGCTCAAAATAGTCCGTACCAGCTACGAAGGAAGTCACTGCTACCGAAGAGAACAGCCTGTCCCATGAGCAAAACGAGCATGGAG GGTGCCTCGACTTCAACCACAGAGAACTTTGGTCACAGAGCCAAACGTGCCAGAGTATGTGGAAAATCGCAAGACCTGCCAG CTGCACCAGCAGAGCAGTATCTCCAGGTGAGACTACCTGACGAGGTGGTCCTGAAGATCTTCTCGTACCTGTTGGAGCAGGACCTCTGTCGGGCTGCCTGTGTCTGCAAGCGTTTCACTGAGCTGGCCAACGACCCCATCCTATG GAAGAGGCTTTACATGGATGTGTTTGAGTACACACGTCCCATGATGCACCCCGAGTCTGGAAAGTTCTACCAGATCAACCCCGATGAGTACGAACAGCCCAACCCCTGGAAGGAGAGCTTTCAGCAGCTG taCAAAGGAGCACATGTTAAGCCAGGCTTCGCTGAACATTTTTACAGCAACCCAGCCAGATACAAAGGCAGGGAGAACATGCTG TATTACGACACCATCGAGGATGCCCTTGGAGGGGTCCAGGAGGCCCACTTTGATGGCCTGATATTTGTCCACTCGGGGATCTACACGGATGAGTGGATTTATATTGAGTCACCAATCACAATGATAGGAGCTG CCCCAGGCAAAGTAGCTGATAAAGTCATCATTGAAAACACAAGAGACTCCACATTTGTGTTTATGGAGGGATCTGAGGACGCGTACGTGGGCTATATGACCATAAAG TTTAACCCTGATGACAAGTCAGCTCAGCACCACAACGCTCATCACTGCCTGGAGATCACGGTCAACTGTAGTCCCATCATCGACCACTGTATCATCCGTAGCACCTGCACCG TGGGCTCAGCCGTGTGCGTAAGCGGCCAGGGCGCTTGTCCAACCATCAAACACTGCAACATCAGCGACTGTGAGAACGTTGGCCTATACATCACAGACCACGCACAG GGTATATATGAAGACAATGAGATCTCCAACAATGCTTTAGCTGGCATCTGGGTGAAAAACCATGGCAACCCAATCATTAGACGGAACCACATCCACCACGGCCGAGACGTGGGCGTGTTCACCTTTGACCATGGCATG GGCTACTTCGAGAGCTGCAACATCCACCGGAACCGGATAGCGGGCTTCGAGGTGAAGGCCTACGCCAACCCTACGGTCGTACGCTGTGAGATCCACCACGGTCAGACAGGTGGCATCTACGTGCACGAGAAGGGCCGGGGCCAGTTCATTGAGAACAAGATCTATGCAAACAACTTTGCTGGGGTCTGGATCACCTCCAACAGCGACCCCACCATCAG GGGTAATGCCATCTTCAATGGGAACCAAGGCGGAGTTTACATATTTGGCGATGGACGGGGGCTTATAGAAAGCAATGATATCTATGGCAATGCCTTAGCTGGTATCCAGATTAGGACTAACAGCTGCCCCATTGTCCGGCACAACAAGATCCACGATGGACAGCATGGAGGCATCTACGTG CATGAGAAGGGCCAGGGTGTGATCGAGGAGAATGAAGTGTACAGTAACACGCTAGCCGGGGTGTGGGTGACCACAGGAAGTACACCAGTCCTGAGGAGGAACCGTATCCACAGTgggaaacag GTTGGTGTTTACTTCTATGACAACGGCCATGGTGTCTTAGAGGACAACGACATCTACAATCATATGTATTCTGGTGTCCAGATCAG AACTGGCAGTAACCCCAAGATCAGACGAAACAAGATCTGGGGAGGGCAAAATGGTGGCATCCTTGTTTACAACTCTG GTTTGGGTTTCATTGAAGACAATGAGATCTTTGACAACGCCATGGCTGGGGTGTGGATCAAAACGGACAGCAACCCCACGCTACGGAGGAATAAAATCCACGACGGGAGGGATGGAGGCATCTGCATATTCAACGGCGGAAGAG gtttgCTCGAGGAGAATGACATCTTCAGGAACGCTCAGGCCGGAGTTCTTATTAGTACCAACAGTCATCCCGTATTACGGAAAAATCGGATATTTGATGGCTTCGCCGCAG GTATCGAGATTACAAATCATGCTACGGCGACGTTAGAGGGCAATCAGATTTTCAATAATCGCTTTGGAGGGTTGTTTCTAGCATCTGGTGTCAATGTTACTATGAAAG ATAATAAAATAATGAACAATCAAGATGCTATCGAGAAGGCTGTGAGCAGAGGTCAGTGCCTGTACAAGATTTCCAGTTACACCAGCTATCCAATGCACGATTTTTACAG GTGTCACACCTGTAACACGACAGACCGCAACGCCATCTGTGTGAACTGCATCAAGAAGTGCCACCAAGGGCATGATGTAGAGTTTATTAGGCATGATAG GTTTTTCTGTGACTGCGGCGCAGGGACGTTGTCAAACCCGTGCACACTGGCCGGAGAGCCCACGCACGACACGGACACACTCTATGACTCGGCGCCCCCTATCGAGTCCAACACCCTGCAGCACAACTGA
- the msh6 gene encoding DNA mismatch repair protein Msh6, whose translation MAKQSSLFNFFTKSPPAAKSKPSPSPVEADLPSSVQKSNTSPKEEAKQAAKSGKKTPAKPKATSTKAGLNNLFGKTTPSNVVRKSPSCTFSAGGLVWTKLEGHPWWPCMVVPQPLSGQQMRGKGRDQRLHVHFFDEPPTRGWVSTKYVREYQGSNSTEAKSGGLFFSGKPVIRRAMELADAAMAKSTEERLKMPLCTDPSDDEEDEEDEMEVDNSTVSDEAESEEEEVKSGRRSSRVATEKGQKSKRRRIVVASDSEDSGDEFKPDKAEGSSEEDEDGASSGEEEVEEEEEESEPETEPDSPVKPLKRKRPTEKPAKAKPKALSPSEPPKRNVSAASSASAGAKSKLSAFSAPTTFDSESSGAGGMEGAVTVWDHEKLEWLQEGRRKDTRRRRQSEEDYDPTTLYVPDDFLNRTTPGMRRWWELKSKMFDAVLFYKVGKFYELYHMDAVIGVNELGLTFMKGAWAHSGFPEIAFGRFSDVLVQKGYKVARVEQTETPDMMEARCKKMARPTKFDRVVRREVCRVITRGTQTYSVLDGEPSESHSKCLLSIKERAEGEGGSGQSHTYGVCFVDTSVGQFYVGQFRDDRHCSRLRTLAAHYTPAQVLFEKGNPSAETRKILKASLSSAIQEGLSASSQFWDAQKTLKALAEENYFKESAEKSEDSGGAALPSTLKSMTSESDSLCLTPKEGYELALSALGGCIFYLKKCLVDHELLSMANFEEYVPVDVEMEKSEGSSSFFAKTRQRMVLDGVTLANLEILQNGSTGGLEGTLLERLDTCCTPFGKRLLKQWLCAPLCNPSSISDRLDALEDLMGVPAQASEVTDLLKKLPDLERLLSKIHSIGMPAKGQDHPDSRAVMYEEVVYSKRKIVDFLAALEGFKAMQEIVAVLSAVTEGFRSKMLRQVLVLKTDDGEGLFPDLSPELKRWDTAFDHQKARNTGVITPKAGFDPEYDQALSGVKDCERNLQEYLDRQKKRLGCKTLSYWGTGRNRYQMEVPDSVSERNIPEEYEVRSTKKGWKRYSTREIERWFSELQSWEEKRDAALKDCMRRLFYNFDKNYRDWQSAVECMSVLDVLLSLSRYSQAGDGPMARPEVLLPGSDQDASPFLDLRGSRHPCVTKTFFGDDFIPNDIFIGCPGAEEDEGHWAGKESATCVLVTGPNMGGKSTLMRQCGLMVILGQLGCYVPAESLRFTPVDRVFTRLGASDRIMAGESTFFVELSETASILLHGTRHSLVLLDELGRGTATYDGTAIASAVVKELAERICCRTLFSTHYHSLVEDRAQDPSVRLGHMACMVENECEDSSQETITFLYKFIGGACPKSYGFNAARLASLPEAVIQSGHRKAKEFEKSTVTLRLFRKLCAFAEDPSAGLEQFNPLVEMIGSL comes from the exons ATGGCGAAACAGAGTTCACTTTTCAACTTTTTTACTAAATCACCGCCTGCTGCTAAAAGTAAGCCAAGTCCATCACCTGTCGAGGCTGATTTGCCTTCCTCGGTGCAGAAGTCTAACACATCTCCAAAAGAGGAGGCCAAACAAGCAGCAAAATCCGGCAAAAAGACGCCGGCAAAGCCCAAGGCAACCTCAACAAAAGCAGGCTTAAATAACTTGTTCGGGAAAACAACTCCTTCAAATGTTGTTCGAAAAAG TCCATCATGCACCTTCAGTGCCGGTGGTCTGGTGTGGACAAAGCTGGAAGGGCACCCCTGGTGGCCCTGTATGGTGGTGCCCCAGCCTTTAAGCGGCCAACAGATGCGGGGCAAGGGCCGAGACCAGCGCCTCCATGTCCACTTCTTTGATGAGCCCCCAACCCGAGGCTGGGTCAGCACCAAATATGTGCGAGAATATCAAG GTTCAAACAGCACTGAGGCTAAATCAGGAGGCTTGTTCTTCAGTGGGAAGCCTGTGATTCGGCGCGCCATGGAGCTGGCAGACGCTGCCATGGCCAAAAGTACAGAGGAGAGACTGAAGATGCCACTGTGCACAGATCCATCtgatgatgaggaagatgaggaagatgagATGGAG GTTGACAACTCCACCGTGAGTGATGAGGCGGagtctgaggaagaggaggtgaagTCCGGGCGACGCTCATCCCGGGTGGCCACTGAGAAAGGCCAGAAGTCCAAACGGCGCCGCATCGTGGTGGCATCCGACAGCGAAGACTCTGGCGACGAGTTCAAGCCCGACAAGGCGGAAGGCAGCAGCGAAGAGGATGAGGACGGTGCTAGCAGCGGTGAGGAAGAggttgaggaggaggaagaggagagcgaGCCAGAGACCGAACCGGACAGCCCCGTCAAGCCCCTAAAGCGCAAGCGTCCCACGGAAAAGCCCGCGAAAGCCAAGCCCAAGGCGCTGTCTCCCTCAGAACCACCCAAGAGAAACGTCTCAGCCGCCTCATCTGCGTCGGCAGGTGCCAAGTCCAAACTCTCGGCCTTCTCAGCGCCGACCACCTTTGACAGTGAGAGCAGCGGTGCCGGAGGAATGGAAGGCGCCGTGACCGTGTGGGACCACGAGAAGCTGGAGTGGCTGCAGGAGGGCCGCAGGAAGGACacgcggcggcggcggcagtcCGAGGAGGACTACGACCCCACCACGCTCTACGTGCCGGACGACTTCCTGAACCGCACCACGCCGGGCATGCGCCGCTGGTGGGAGCTCAAGTCGAAGATGTTCGACGCCGTGCTCTTCTACAAGGTGGGCAAGTTCTACGAGCTCTACCACATGGACGCGGTCATCGGCGTCAACGAGCTGGGCCTCACCTTCATGAAGGGCGCGTGGGCGCACTCGGGCTTCCCCGAGATCGCCTTCGGCCGTTTCTCGGACGTGCTGGTGCAGAAGGGCTACAAGGTGGCCCGCGTGGAGCAGACGGAGACGCCCGACATGATGGAGGCGCGCTGCAAGAAAATGGCGCGGCCCACCAAGTTCGACCGAGTGGTGCGCCGCGAGGTGTGCCGCGTGATCACGCGCGGCACGCAGACCTACAGCGTGCTGGACGGCGAGCCGTCCGAGAGCCACAGCAAGTGCCTGCTGAGCATAAAGGAACGGGCTGAGGGCGAGGGCGGCAGCGGGCAGTCGCACACCTACGGCGTGTGCTTTGTGGACACCTCGGTGGGCCAGTTCTATGTGGGCCAGTTCCGCGACGACCGGCACTGCTCACGCCTGCGCACGCTGGCGGCCCACTACACACCGGCGCAGGTGCTCTTCGAGAAGGGCAACCCGTCGGCCGAGACACGCAAAATCCTCAAGGCCTCGCTGTCTTCGGCCATCCAGGAGGGACTCAGCGCCAGCTCGCAGTTCTGGGATGCCCAGAAAACTCTGAAAGCCCTGGCCGAGGAGAACTACTTCAAAGAGAGCGCTGAGAAGAGCGAAGACTCTGGAGGCGCCGCCCTCCCGTCCACACTGAAAAGCATGACCTCCGAGAGCGATTCGTTATGCCTTACCCCTAAAGAGGGCTATGAGCTCGCCCTCTCGGCTCTTGGAGGTTGCATCTTCTACCTGAAGAAGTGTCTCGTGGACCACGAGCTGCTCTCCATGGCCAACTTCGAGGAGTACGTTCCAGTGGATGTGGAGATGGAGAAGTCGGAGGGATCGTCCAGCTTTTTCGCCAAGACCCGCCAGCGAATGGTCCTAGATGGGGTGACCTTGGCCAACCTGGAGATTCTCCAGAATGGATCCACAGGTGGTCTGGAAGGTACTCTGTTGGAGCGTCTGGACACCTGTTGCACACCTTTCGGCAAAAGACTTCTGAAGCAGTGGCTGTGTGCTCCACTGTGCAACCCGTCCTCCATCTCGGATCGACTGGATGCCTTGGAAGATCTCATGGGCGTTCCGGCCCAGGCGTCGGAGGTGACCGATCTCCTCAAGAAGCTTCCGGATCTTGAGAGACTCCTAAGCAAGATTCACAGCATCGGCATGCCTGCGAAGGGCCAAGACCACCCCGATAGCCGGGCCGTCATGTACGAGGAGGTGGTCTACAGCAAGCGCAAGATCGTTGACTTCCTCGCCGCGCTCGAAGGGTTCAAGGCCATGCAGGAGATCGTGGCCGTCCTGTCGGCTGTGACCGAGGGGTTCCGCTCCAAGATGCTCCGCCAGGTGCTGGTCCTGAAGACGGACGATGGCGAGGGACTCTTCCCGGACCTCTCCCCCGAGCTGAAGCGCTGGGACACGGCCTTCGACCACCAGAAGGCTCGCAACACCGGCGTCATAACCCCCAAGGCCGGCTTCGATCCGGAGTACGATCAGGCCTTGAGTGGGGTCAAAGACTGCGAGAGGAACCTGCAAGAGTACCTGGACCGTCAGAAGAAGAGGCTCGGCTGCAAGACTCTCTCCTACTGGGGCACCGGCAGGAACCGCTACCAGATGGAGGTCCCGGACAGCGTGTCTGAGCGGAACATCCCGGAGGAGTACGAGGTGAGGTCCACGAAGAAGGGCTGGAAGCGCTACTCCACCAGGGAGATCGAGCGCTGGTTCTCCGAGCTGCAGAgctgggaggagaagagggacgCCGCACTCAAGGACTGCATGAGGAGGCTCTTCTACAACTTCGACAAGAACTACAGGGACTGGCAGTCGGCCGTGGAGTGCATGTCTGTGCTCG atgtGCTCCTGAGCTTGTCGCGGTACAGCCAGGCAGGAGACGGGCCCATGGCCCGGCCGGAGGTGCTGCTCCCGGGGAGCGACCAGGACGCCTCCCCCTTCCTGGACCTGCGGGGGTCCCGGCACCCATGCGTCACCAAGACCTTCTTCGGGGACGACTTCATCCCCAACGACATCTTCATCGGCTGCCCGGGCGCGGAGGAGGACGAGGGCCATTGGGCAGGGAAGGAGAGTGCAACCTGTGTGTTGGTCACTGGACCCAACATGGGGGGCAAATCCACACTCATGAGACAG TGTGGGCTGATGGTCATCCTGGGCCAGCTGGGCTGCTACGTGCCTGCCGAGTCCCTGCGCTTCACCCCCGTGGACAGAGTCTTCACCCGCCTGGGGGCCTCCGACCGCATCATGGCTG GGGAGAGTACCTTCTTTGTGGAGCTGAGCGAGACGGCCAGCATCCTCCTGCACGGCACCAGACACTCCCTCGTGCTCCTCGACGAGCTGG GTAGGGGCACAGCCACGTATGACGGCACGGCGATTGCCAGTGCTGTGGTGAAGGAGCTGGCCGAACGGATCTGCTGCCGCACGCTCTTCTCCACCCACTACCACTCCCTGGTGGAGGACCGCGCCCAGGACCCCTCTGTCAGACTAGGCCACATG GCTTGCATGGTCGAGAATGAGTGCGAAGACTCCAGTCAGGAGACTATCACGTTCCTCTACAAGTTCATCGGCGGTGCTTGTCCCAAGAGCTATGGCTTCAATGCTGCCAGACTGGCCAGCCTCCCAGAGGCGGTCATCCAATCTGGCCACAGGAAGGCCAAAGAGTTTGAGAAGAGCACGGTCACCCTCCGGCTCTTCAG GAAGCTCTGTGCATTTGCTGAGGATCCCTCTGCCGGCTTGGAGCAGTTCAACCCCCTAGTTGAGATGATTGGCAGTCTGTGA
- the fbxo11a gene encoding F-box only protein 11a isoform X1: MNSVRATNRRPRRVSRPRPVQPERNNQERDEEVPADMVAEESGNPAAQNSPYQLRRKSLLPKRTACPMSKTSMEGASTSTTENFGHRAKRARVCGKSQDLPAAPAEQYLQVRLPDEVVLKIFSYLLEQDLCRAACVCKRFTELANDPILWKRLYMDVFEYTRPMMHPESGKFYQINPDEYEQPNPWKESFQQLYKGAHVKPGFAEHFYSNPARYKGRENMLYYDTIEDALGGVQEAHFDGLIFVHSGIYTDEWIYIESPITMIGAAPGKVADKVIIENTRDSTFVFMEGSEDAYVGYMTIKFNPDDKSAQHHNAHHCLEITVNCSPIIDHCIIRSTCTVGSAVCVSGQGACPTIKHCNISDCENVGLYITDHAQGIYEDNEISNNALAGIWVKNHGNPIIRRNHIHHGRDVGVFTFDHGMGYFESCNIHRNRIAGFEVKAYANPTVVRCEIHHGQTGGIYVHEKGRGQFIENKIYANNFAGVWITSNSDPTIRGNAIFNGNQGGVYIFGDGRGLIESNDIYGNALAGIQIRTNSCPIVRHNKIHDGQHGGIYVHEKGQGVIEENEVYSNTLAGVWVTTGSTPVLRRNRIHSGKQVGVYFYDNGHGVLEDNDIYNHMYSGVQIRTGSNPKIRRNKIWGGQNGGILVYNSGLGFIEDNEIFDNAMAGVWIKTDSNPTLRRNKIHDGRDGGICIFNGGRGLLEENDIFRNAQAGVLISTNSHPVLRKNRIFDGFAAGIEITNHATATLEGNQIFNNRFGGLFLASGVNVTMKDNKIMNNQDAIEKAVSRGQCLYKISSYTSYPMHDFYRCHTCNTTDRNAICVNCIKKCHQGHDVEFIRHDRFFCDCGAGTLSNPCTLAGEPTHDTDTLYDSAPPIESNTLQHN; the protein is encoded by the exons ATGAAGAGGTTCCAGCAGATATGGTGGCAGAGGAATCTGGGAATCCGGCAGCTCAAAATAGTCCGTACCAGCTACGAAGGAAGTCACTGCTACCGAAGAGAACAGCCTGTCCCATGAGCAAAACGAGCATGGAG GGTGCCTCGACTTCAACCACAGAGAACTTTGGTCACAGAGCCAAACGTGCCAGAGTATGTGGAAAATCGCAAGACCTGCCAG CTGCACCAGCAGAGCAGTATCTCCAGGTGAGACTACCTGACGAGGTGGTCCTGAAGATCTTCTCGTACCTGTTGGAGCAGGACCTCTGTCGGGCTGCCTGTGTCTGCAAGCGTTTCACTGAGCTGGCCAACGACCCCATCCTATG GAAGAGGCTTTACATGGATGTGTTTGAGTACACACGTCCCATGATGCACCCCGAGTCTGGAAAGTTCTACCAGATCAACCCCGATGAGTACGAACAGCCCAACCCCTGGAAGGAGAGCTTTCAGCAGCTG taCAAAGGAGCACATGTTAAGCCAGGCTTCGCTGAACATTTTTACAGCAACCCAGCCAGATACAAAGGCAGGGAGAACATGCTG TATTACGACACCATCGAGGATGCCCTTGGAGGGGTCCAGGAGGCCCACTTTGATGGCCTGATATTTGTCCACTCGGGGATCTACACGGATGAGTGGATTTATATTGAGTCACCAATCACAATGATAGGAGCTG CCCCAGGCAAAGTAGCTGATAAAGTCATCATTGAAAACACAAGAGACTCCACATTTGTGTTTATGGAGGGATCTGAGGACGCGTACGTGGGCTATATGACCATAAAG TTTAACCCTGATGACAAGTCAGCTCAGCACCACAACGCTCATCACTGCCTGGAGATCACGGTCAACTGTAGTCCCATCATCGACCACTGTATCATCCGTAGCACCTGCACCG TGGGCTCAGCCGTGTGCGTAAGCGGCCAGGGCGCTTGTCCAACCATCAAACACTGCAACATCAGCGACTGTGAGAACGTTGGCCTATACATCACAGACCACGCACAG GGTATATATGAAGACAATGAGATCTCCAACAATGCTTTAGCTGGCATCTGGGTGAAAAACCATGGCAACCCAATCATTAGACGGAACCACATCCACCACGGCCGAGACGTGGGCGTGTTCACCTTTGACCATGGCATG GGCTACTTCGAGAGCTGCAACATCCACCGGAACCGGATAGCGGGCTTCGAGGTGAAGGCCTACGCCAACCCTACGGTCGTACGCTGTGAGATCCACCACGGTCAGACAGGTGGCATCTACGTGCACGAGAAGGGCCGGGGCCAGTTCATTGAGAACAAGATCTATGCAAACAACTTTGCTGGGGTCTGGATCACCTCCAACAGCGACCCCACCATCAG GGGTAATGCCATCTTCAATGGGAACCAAGGCGGAGTTTACATATTTGGCGATGGACGGGGGCTTATAGAAAGCAATGATATCTATGGCAATGCCTTAGCTGGTATCCAGATTAGGACTAACAGCTGCCCCATTGTCCGGCACAACAAGATCCACGATGGACAGCATGGAGGCATCTACGTG CATGAGAAGGGCCAGGGTGTGATCGAGGAGAATGAAGTGTACAGTAACACGCTAGCCGGGGTGTGGGTGACCACAGGAAGTACACCAGTCCTGAGGAGGAACCGTATCCACAGTgggaaacag GTTGGTGTTTACTTCTATGACAACGGCCATGGTGTCTTAGAGGACAACGACATCTACAATCATATGTATTCTGGTGTCCAGATCAG AACTGGCAGTAACCCCAAGATCAGACGAAACAAGATCTGGGGAGGGCAAAATGGTGGCATCCTTGTTTACAACTCTG GTTTGGGTTTCATTGAAGACAATGAGATCTTTGACAACGCCATGGCTGGGGTGTGGATCAAAACGGACAGCAACCCCACGCTACGGAGGAATAAAATCCACGACGGGAGGGATGGAGGCATCTGCATATTCAACGGCGGAAGAG gtttgCTCGAGGAGAATGACATCTTCAGGAACGCTCAGGCCGGAGTTCTTATTAGTACCAACAGTCATCCCGTATTACGGAAAAATCGGATATTTGATGGCTTCGCCGCAG GTATCGAGATTACAAATCATGCTACGGCGACGTTAGAGGGCAATCAGATTTTCAATAATCGCTTTGGAGGGTTGTTTCTAGCATCTGGTGTCAATGTTACTATGAAAG ATAATAAAATAATGAACAATCAAGATGCTATCGAGAAGGCTGTGAGCAGAGGTCAGTGCCTGTACAAGATTTCCAGTTACACCAGCTATCCAATGCACGATTTTTACAG GTGTCACACCTGTAACACGACAGACCGCAACGCCATCTGTGTGAACTGCATCAAGAAGTGCCACCAAGGGCATGATGTAGAGTTTATTAGGCATGATAG GTTTTTCTGTGACTGCGGCGCAGGGACGTTGTCAAACCCGTGCACACTGGCCGGAGAGCCCACGCACGACACGGACACACTCTATGACTCGGCGCCCCCTATCGAGTCCAACACCCTGCAGCACAACTGA